atatatatatatatatatatatatatatatatatatatatatatatatatatatatatatatatatatatatatatatatatatatatatatatatatatatatatatatatatatatatatatatatatatatatatatatatatatatatatatatatatatatatatatatatatatatatatatatatatatatatatatatatatatatatatatatatatatatatatatatatatatatatatatatatatatatatatatatatatatatatatatatatatatatatatatatatatatatatatatatatatatatatatatatatatatatatatatatatatatatatatatatatatatatatatatatatatatatatatatatatatatatatatatatatatatatatatgtgaatacatgtatatatatgtatgcatgcatgtatgtatctatatacaTGGACActtacatgcatgtatacatgcatgcatctaaatatatatatatatttagatgcatgcacgcacacaccacgctgtgcgtgcgcgcgcacgcacgtacacacgcacgcacacgtacaCCATACACGCACTGTGTGCGGTGTGGTTtgtacatgtgcgtgtgtgcacaCACCACACTGtgggtgtgcgtgcgtgcacacacccacactgtgggtgtgtgtgcacacacacgcacacccacactGGGTGGTTATGCGTGTGTGCGCACACCCACAGTGTGGGTGTGTGCACGCGCACAACCACagtgtgggtgtgcgtgtgcgcacacgcacacaccacaccgTGCGcggtgtggtgtgtgcgtgtgtgcgcacacacgcacacaccgcGCAcggtgtggtgtgtgcgtgtgcgtgtgtgcacacccacagtgtgtgggtgtgcacaCACGCTGACCCACAATGGGTGGTTATGCGTGTGTGCGCACACCCACACTGTGGGTGtgcgtgcacacacacccacactgtgggtgtgcgtgcgcacacccacacacggtgggtgtgcgtgtgcgcgcacACACccagtgtgggtgtgtgtgtgcgcacacacccacactgggtgtgcgtgtgtgcacacacacccagtgtgggtgtgtgcacacgctcacacacacccacactgtgggtgtgcatgtgcgcacacccacccacactgTGGGTGTGCGTGCGCGCACACCCACAGTGTGGTGTGCGTGCACGCATACCCACAGTGTGGTGTGCGCGCACGCACACCCACAGTGTGGTGTGCAACGCACACCCacagtgtgggtgtgtgtgcacgcaCACCCATACACACTGGGTGTGCGTGCGCACACACCTACACTGTGGCTGTGCGTGCGCCCACACCCACACTGTGGATATGCGCGCACGCACACCCACAGTGTGgtgtgtgcgcacacacacacactgggtgtgcgtgcgcgcacgcacacccacacacactggGTGTGCGTGCGCGCACACCCAcagtgtgggtgtgtgcgtgcgtgtgcgcacACCCACACTgtggcacacgcacacacccacagTGTGCTGTGTGCGtgcacacgccacacacacacacactggatgtgtgtgtgcgcgcgtgtggtatgtgtgtgcgcatgtggtgtgtgtgtgcatgtgtgcgtgcgtgcgtggtgtacatgtgtatgtatgtactggCGTCAACTGACTTCATCTTTGGTGGACTCCAGCATCTGCGGCGGACGAGGAGGCgttgttttctccattttggcATGCCCATTGGTCTGCACACTTTCACTTTTCTTCACCTGTATAATAAAAACACCAAATCAAAGTTGATCATGactcttttttttacccctaaCTTCCAATTTACTACCTTCTTGGGAGCGGGAGTCTGTGGGGCGGGTGAGGTCGGCTCCGATTTTATCGCCTTGCGTTTGGCCGGTGTACTGTTACCTGTGGAAAAGTAtctttggtcatttaaaaaaataaaaaataaataacttgatCAATAACTGATGTTCTCATGGGCGGATGTAACTTTTTGTATACCAACACATTAATATTGGGTTCTACATGACCTAAAAGCAGTTGTGGAGTTTTTCCTAAATTACCAAAAGTATGTAAATGCTAGGTCTCAAttataattatgtattttttttattgaaatacaATTTATCAGAGtacatgatttgattcaggctgtaaaattattaaaatatactCAGGCTAATGGTGCCTTGCAATGAATCAATAACAAAGATGATAATTACATTCATCTACACTCAAAACAAATGCACTTATGACCCCAAATAACACTACAAAAGTatcaccacttttaaatcattacTTGCCAATAACAACATTAGCTGTGAATTCTCAAGTTTCAGTCGCGGTGACGGTGCTAGCCGTCATTTACTCGCCTCCATTCAAAATGGTTTGGCTGCCTAGCGCCTTAATGGCAGCCTTTTAGTTCCATTGAACTATGTCTAAATAATGCACATACAGTAGATatgaaaagtctacacacccatCAGTGTTATCTATTCATCGGATTTGCCACTCACCAGTCTTTTTGGTTGCCCGCGATGCAGAAGATGATGCGGGGGCAGGTGAGTTCCCTCCGCTGTCGCCTTCTGACGAGCCCTTGTCTTCGCCGGACGGTCCCACTGTCACTTTGAAGTCGCAGTTCTCCTTGGAGATGCGATACAGCTCCTAAGATAACAACGCGACAATAAGAAGCAGTCAAAAGGTGACCAAAAAGAAGCGGCGGTGCGGCACCTTGAGCTGTTGCAGGTTGGTGGCGCTCTTCCAGTCTTTGTCGTCGCGGATGCGCGTCATACGAGGGAAACGGATGGAGATGCCATCTGCTGTGTGCATCTCAGACTTGGAGAATTCGGCACCAGTTATCTCCCATACAGGCGCTTGCTGTCAATAAAACATAATTGGAGAAAACATATGTACAAATGATGCCGAGGATTTGAAATGTATGttgcaaacatacatacatacaagcaaacgtacatacatacaagccaacgtacatacatacatacaagccaacgtacatacatgcatacaagcaaacgtacatacatacaggccaacatacatacaggccaacatacatacaagccaacatacatacaggccaacattcatacatacaggccaacatacatacatacaggccaacatacatacatacaggccaacatacatacaagccaacatacatacaggccaacatacatacatacaagcaaacatacatacaatcaaacacacatacatacaagcAAAcacttacatacatacatacaagccaacatacatacatacatacaatcaaacatacatgcatgcatacgatcaaacatacatgcatgcatacgatcaaacatacatgcatgcatacaatcaaacatacatgcatgcatacaatcaaacatacatgcatgcatacaatcaaacatacatgcatgcataaaatcaaacatacatgcatgcatacaatcaaacatacatgcatgcatacaagcaaacatacatgcatgcatacaagcaaacatacatgcatgcatacaagcaaacatacatgcatgcatacaagcaaacatacataaatacacacactcaaatacatacataaatacacacactcaaatacatacataaatacacacacactcaaatacatacataaatacacacactcaaatacatacataaatatacacactcaaatacatacataaatacatacacactcaaatacacacacactcaaatacatacataaatacatacacacactcaaatacacatccacccccacacacacgcgcatccatgcatgcgtgcatgtgtgcgtgcgtgcgtgcgtacatACATGCAAGCAAACATCCATCCAAACATACATACAAGCAAacatccagccatccatccatACACCCATACACCCATACATCCATACAAATTTGTTAAaacccttcattttaattgaccTTTGTGgagaaaagatttttttaaattcataagtgCCTTATTTGCAACATGTGTCCATATATCCATATTCCTTACATTGCATCTGCAGATCCCAGTCGCAACTCACCTCGGGGCTGCGGATGAGGAAATCCGGGTAGTAGTTCTTGACTATTTTCAGCCAGCCGGGAATTTTACTGGGATCCTACACAAATGGCACATGAGACCAATTGTCGGTGTCGGCGCTTGGAACCCGTCTTCCTGACCTTGCTGATCTTGATGACGTCCAATTCGTTCTGTAGGCGAGCCAGCATAGCATCATCATAGCCTCCCGAGCACTTGGTGACAGTGCACCACTTTTTGGTGTCCGGATCGTAGCAGCCCATCAGGAAGCTTGACATGATGCCCCCTAAACATGGACAGAATCATTACTAAGCAGGAGAGTTAATCGCCGAATGAGCGTTATTTAATGCTACGTCACCGTTGGACCCTTTCCCGTAGAAGGCGCCCAGCACCACCAGGTCAGCCGTGTCAGCCATGGCGCCCTCGTTCAAGTAGTCCTTTTTAACCTTCAGCCAATGACGTTTGCCCGGTTCGTACGAGCCCTGGCGAACGCGCATTTGCGGTCACGACATCGCGTCGTCTCGTCAAAGGCATTTGAATGTCTGACCTTTATATCTTTGAGCACCAGGCCTTCCAAACCTTCTCGGATGACTCTGGTGATCATGTTGGCCAGGTCCCCCGCACGCTAACGTGCACAAAATGTATTTAGATGGCAGAAATGTATAAAGCAGGTAGATGAGTAGTCGCGTACCGTGACGTGCTTCATCTCTGAGAACAGGATACGGTTGGGCACTTCCACCATGTTGTCGTGCAGGAATTTTCTCCGCTCACACAGTGGCCTACACACcaagattttttcttttatatactGATTAACTAAAGTTAAGATACAAAAACATGTCAGTTCCTTTTTTCGTTAATAGGCTCGAGTATAAAAATAATCCCCCACACAAaagtctaatttaaaaaaaattaaaaaataccgGAAAATAATTTCATTGCAGTGGTTATATAACTAACCTGAGTGACATTTTAAAcgtggtattaaaaaaaatacaacaggaTTTTCCGAACTATAAATctcacttatttttttcatagtttggctgtgaCTTATCTGCCAACAGCTTTTTTATGCTGTTTTTCTGcctatagttaaaaaaaacggttaaagttacattaacagatgcttattttgactgttgttccctattttcttCTTACTTTAATGTACAATGTTGTATAACTTGTACTGCAGTGTAACActatttttccctttaaatgGGTACTTTTTAGCCAGTACgatttatactcaggtgcgaatTATAGTCTAAAAAGGAGGGTATCAAAAAAATACTAGTATCAACATTGTGTTAACAAGTGTCCTATTTACTCATATTAgatattaataatattatattttactcaTATTAAACTCattcaagatggcggcgccagTGCATGCAGCCTCCAACTCTCCCTACTTTGTTCTATACATACAATGTTGTAAAActcaaatgaaatgtttttttcttcataatttaAGGATAAAATATATATCATCAAATTTAAGTCAGACATTTATATTTACAATAATAATTTACCTCGGGTACTTTTTCACATAAACAAAAATATCTATAAATCTGAACATACTTCCCTCATGattttaagaaacaaaaaaatgaaagaggtGATTTAAGGTCATATTTCTATTTTACAAATCATTGTCTTCATGTAgtcaattttaatgttttgatgTTTGATTACCTTTCCATAAGGCTGTTGCCATTGAAGTAGACGCAATCAAAGACAAAAAGGCACACGTTGGCATCTTGAAAAGCAGCTTTCTGAAGAACAAAAGTGCAAACGCTGCCGACATCAGCTTGCAATCGCCGAATTTCCACCAAATCGCTTCGATTCTCACACCTTGTGTACGCCCAGTGTCCCGAAGGGGAGGGGCTTGCTAGTGTTGGTGTCGATGAGCAGCACCTCCGCATCCAAAATGATACTGTGGCCACCGGGAAACGCCAGTGGGATGTAGTCCTTGAAATGGGCCACCTGGAGACATGTGCGGGGGGAAAATTATCAGTATAGtacaaaataccgtatttacttgcatataaccGCATTTgcccaacaaaaaaatgatgactggatcgagggtacggcttatatgcgcataaaatgcggacatgcatgaaactgcgaggcgacaaagacgaaacgccataacacaagaGAATGCGGctgaaacaaaatgtattttgacgtctatgaatgaaatgcaagaaaaaagtaaaccgtgtcttgcataaaatgtgaaaaaactcacttgtgcctgtcactgctcgctcagggcgccgccagcttacctagggcgccgccgttttacctagttaaacgtgctctgactaaccagacgcgagtagccttaatGTGTTCTTagcttttaccatgtcagcacatcccaaaagTTGTAAACGCTGATCGacggtcttgcggtcgatcgttcaAATATCAGCGTAATGTGTAacccatgctattattgcacccagagacttggtgaacactatactgctacggacacaattcctggttgtgcttacgctATGTCCTTtctgaaaggaaatgattgtacatttgtgattatgaaataaaataaaattgtggtgacaactattgcagtaatacgAACCatcgaagaaaaaaagccacactcttaaaatggctttaaaatggttgaattttacaatttctggcgtatttcacctccatattcatggttttgatagcgaggacaaatgtgttactttgaaaggaaaatcttaagaaaaataatcacacgtggtatttctgagatactgtatgattagtcaatatcataaggaagttaatatgcctgtctttgtacatgcaaaatatcaaattattcaatttgaaaaaagaaatgtctatcttgatgtgaacctgacgctttctaatgacagaaattacaattttcttaccagaagttttagatgttgtggcagccatattgcttctaatgtcaaaatatctaaattctttcaatggttcGATGgaattactgcaatagttgtcactttcgaacaagaaacaaaacgaaaagaaatcaaagtggaacttgttatatttcaaaatcaaggctactcacgtctggccagtcagagcaggTTTAACCAGATAAGATGCCAGCGCCCAAGGTAAGATGACGGCACCCCGCCTTAGATAAGATGGCCTCGCCCCGAgcaagcagtgacgggaacaagttcaatttttttcttgaatttcattcattgacaacaaaatacattttgtttagccttttatcgctttttcttttttctattttgaaataaatgaccgtatcggccgcattgtcttgcgtcatgacgtcatgatgTTATGGTGTTGTCAAGTTGCAGTTTTTTGCATGTCGactttttatgcacatataagccgtaccctcgattcagtcatcatttttttgtccgacaaaagcggcttatatgcgagtaaatacggtataatCAGACAAGAGctcatactgtgtgtgtgtgtgactaacTTTGTGCGGCAACACAGGTTTGAGGCTGCGGCTAAAGTAGCTGAACGTGTCTCCGTTTTTGTGAACCTGCACGCGCTCACCGTCGTACTTGATCTCAGAGTACATGCCATTGGGACACTTTTTCATGGCCTGCTCGATGGATTTGCACGCCTCCGCCTGTCGAGAGAGCATCACTGAAAAATGCCTTCAAAAGGAAGGTAGATGTTTTTCACGCACCAGCATTGGCTGCACGGGGGTCATGAGCGTGGCCTCCACCATGAGCAGCTTCCTGGGCCCCGAGCCATCCGACGCCTCCTGCTGGTTCCTCAGCACGCGCTGGATCACGTCGCCCAGGTTGCGGGACGCTTTGAAAGCATCATAGGCGTTGGGATCCACCGCGTCCAACCTGCCGAGGTCAAAGGACAAGTGTGAGAACGTTTGGCAGTAAGATAGATTTAAAAAGAGAGGTCACGTACACGTGCTTGGCTCCGGAGTTCATCTTGAGGTCATGCTTGATGAGGCGGATAATGCCCTTCAAGTCATTGCTGGTACACCTGCGGACAAGGGGAGACGTCGCATTAGAAACGCTGCACGATTCAGACTTGGCGACGGTGTTTTACTTTTTGGCGATTTGCTCCAGCTCTCCCTGCTGCTCGTCCTCCTTGGTGAGTTGTGCCAGGCGGCACAGCGAGGCGTCCACCTCCTGGATAGTCAGCAGGCTCTTGGCCGCCGGCGGGAAGGATTTGCTTTCATCGAAGAACATGCGAACCGTCTCCGAAACATCTCCCTGGTTAGAAAAACGAACAGTCTAATTaggaaaaatattcaatttaaaccTTCTAGTTTGGCCAAGTGActattttagcaaaataaaaaaataaacttatcCGCACGCATACCTTTTATTTGAAATACAATAATATATACActttttttataatttggatAAGCCTGCGACCAATACTGAAGTGCAACtaatgcaagttttttttttctagtgcaagttttcttttatttcatggCATAGTTATATGAAAATCTGTTGTGTTACCAGATGACAATTTAGCCTgtttttttactattgttactttaacgtttgttggttcttggtttctgatagaaattttaacatttattttttcctcttcaaatcaaatcaactcaaacgcctttagtgtcatcatacaaaggcttttaatttaatttgaagaggaaaaataaatattttttaaaaatgttacattgtACATTGTACATTATTTGTACATTAATTGTACATTGTACAATAATTAGTTGGTGCGACTTGTACatggtccgaaaaatacggtacatttcctattaagaaaaaaaaagtatgtcctTTTCACAAATTCACAATAATTTGGTCCATTTCTCCATGCAGATGGTGGCTAACCAAATACTTGCCCCACTGTGTATCGTAACAatagttttttaattaattttaatttaattcaacaGAGTGAATGTTGAAAACCAAGCACAAATGGCATTCCATATGCCAGGTGTAGACATGATTTGGATTGACATACAAACCTTCTCCAGATCTCGCACCATGTCGTCCTGGTTGCATCGGAAAATGCGGCTGAAGAGTTTAACAATCTGCTTATCGTTGAGGTTGTATACGCTCTTCACCACGCCGGGCAGCAGCAACTTGACCGTCAGATACAAGTCGCCGTGGAATTTATCTGCGATGGAAATGCGAATTTCAGCCATCATGCAGTTATGTGGATGCGTGCGCGTCTCACCTCCAGCGGTGCCTTTGCGCAGGAACTTCTCGATGATCTGGGTCTTGCTGTTGTAGCTGTTGACTTCCGCTACCATAGCGCACAGCTTGCGGAACTCCCTAAACAGGCAGTCTTTGTGCTGCGGGTTGCAAAGTTGGGTAGCCAGAGAGCTGCCCTGGTTGGCCTTGGCGGGCGAAGGTGATGAGAGGGGGGAGGATGAGGACCCGCCCGCCTTGGCCGCTAGACGGAACGCAAATAGAAATGGCGACTTGTAAATGTGTTGCCACTTTAAATTGTAGATCTAATATGAAAGAAGGACATAGAGAGAAATGAGCAGGGCGAGCAAAAGATTACCGGTGAAGCCTGAGAACTTGCGTGGTGCGTTAAGTGACGCATCAGGGGGTGACGTAAGCTTGCCTGCCGCGTTTGTCTTGGCCGGCGTCTTCTTCTTGGGACCTGAGTTCACTTTGGCCATGAATTCTACAATGGGAACAGTAATGCATATTGTTGAGTCGCCACATTTATTTTGGTATCTCaattttattgtcataataaatgtgtttaaaatataCGAAATTCATTGGTTTCAAAAGTAGTTTTGTGACATGACTtgaatttttcataagtagaagcatattttacattgaattagtcTAATTTGTTCCAAGACCTTTAATACTACCCTCTAAACCACAgctatcaaagtggcggcacgggggccaaatctggcccacctacatcattttgtgcagcccaggaaagtaaatgatgagtgccgacattttgttttaggatcaaattcaaatgaagattatagtaTAATTCCTGAATTTTCTctttataaatcaataattgcaattttttaatccatttttttctttttgtgtttttagttcaaaaggcattttgtaaaatctaaaaatatttaaaaaaaaattcaattttccaaaaattgtttcctttttaaatgaatcgtttactaagaaaaaaggctaaaataaacattgttttagatctattaaaaaactgaatatttaggacttttgatccatttctttttgtccgatttttataaaatatctaaatattatatctaaaatggtccggcccacatgaaatcgacgttaatgcggcccacgaaccaacccgagtttgacagcCTTGctctaaaccacaggtgtcaaagtggcatcccgggggccaaatctggcccgccgcatcattttgtgtgacccgagaaagtaaatcatgagtgccgactttctgttttaggaccaagttaaaatgaagagtatagatgtatattaaatttccaggttttcccccttttaaatcaataattgtaattttttaatccattttttctgtgattttagttcaaaaatcattttgtaaaatctaaaaatatatttaaaaaaaagttcaaataaacattgttttagatctagaaaaaaaatgtttcgccGACGTACGTTTGGCCGACGAAAAgtttgccgaaacgggattcgcacgctcgccctgcccccggatcgtgtgtacatgtttttcaacctcggcccgcgggccatatacggcccgttacagataacattcatttaggaataacaagggcatgtactgccccccgctggacatatttctaaatacaagtacgtactacaatgtgctaccatttttttttttttttttattttatccttgcgtttaaagtagtagccatttggagatcacgcagaacattacgtgacagaagaaatagagaaaataaagaagtagtaacagtaagtactactgtaatgaaattgtaaatccagaaatcctactccagaaaacttacaccagcatagaaaacgttgagattaatctttgaattaaggttctcagcaaatcattttgaatatatttttcctaaaataatgggaaattatttaaaattaaactagaagtaaaagtgtgttccatggcattttcaggtattgttctctaagccctctagtctgtccaaggcacttagaatttcacataagtattctagtgttgttttttctcagtgttagacatcaatccccagctttgataaattacattgcgtgtccaaatggctactactttagacgcaaggataaaataaaaaatataaaaaattggcagcacattgtagtacgtacttgtatttagaaatatgtccagcaggggca
The nucleotide sequence above comes from Stigmatopora argus isolate UIUO_Sarg chromosome 22, RoL_Sarg_1.0, whole genome shotgun sequence. Encoded proteins:
- the lig3 gene encoding DNA ligase 3, producing MQSCFLLLFKKTFSIGPQLLRRSHSRLIALPPKLFCGYHLYPSAERHGGLPFSPFRRLSSLPFDTMAEQRFVVEYAKRGTAGCKKCKDKIAKGVTRIGKVVPNPFSESAGEMKEWYHAKCIFEKLERARATTKKIEDITELEGWEELQDEDKELINKLVSEFMAKVNSGPKKKTPAKTNAAGKLTSPPDASLNAPRKFSGFTAAKAGGSSSSPLSSPSPAKANQGSSLATQLCNPQHKDCLFREFRKLCAMVAEVNSYNSKTQIIEKFLRKGTAGDKFHGDLYLTVKLLLPGVVKSVYNLNDKQIVKLFSRIFRCNQDDMVRDLEKGDVSETVRMFFDESKSFPPAAKSLLTIQEVDASLCRLAQLTKEDEQQGELEQIAKKCTSNDLKGIIRLIKHDLKMNSGAKHVLDAVDPNAYDAFKASRNLGDVIQRVLRNQQEASDGSGPRKLLMVEATLMTPVQPMLAEACKSIEQAMKKCPNGMYSEIKYDGERVQVHKNGDTFSYFSRSLKPVLPHKVAHFKDYIPLAFPGGHSIILDAEVLLIDTNTSKPLPFGTLGVHKKAAFQDANVCLFVFDCVYFNGNSLMERPLCERRKFLHDNMVEVPNRILFSEMKHVTRAGDLANMITRVIREGLEGLVLKDIKGSYEPGKRHWLKVKKDYLNEGAMADTADLVVLGAFYGKGSNGGIMSSFLMGCYDPDTKKWCTVTKCSGGYDDAMLARLQNELDVIKISKDPSKIPGWLKIVKNYYPDFLIRSPEQAPVWEITGAEFSKSEMHTADGISIRFPRMTRIRDDKDWKSATNLQQLKELYRISKENCDFKVTVGPSGEDKGSSEGDSGGNSPAPASSSASRATKKTGNSTPAKRKAIKSEPTSPAPQTPAPKKVKKSESVQTNGHAKMEKTTPPRPPQMLESTKDETLLDIFSGVKLFLPRDVEDFGKLRRYFVAYDGDLVGDFDGASATHAVAPVDDDEETGGGRAQRVSPGWIWECIRKRRVVAPC